A part of Olleya sp. Bg11-27 genomic DNA contains:
- a CDS encoding WGR domain-containing protein — protein sequence MNYLQIKINKSYLETTDRTSNKFRKAERPDNNLITTEGIVGNEGQKTITEFESWDDCEDRIDKLTDDMPDKGYDFLFDDDDTNYEPLKKGEWFEVIYTKILPLYKRAILNYPKDHYTYLQLQWTGQGFALGLTKNIEENYCEYITDETFDESDCSLNDVYHILEAIHTKMTKAT from the coding sequence TTGAATTACCTCCAAATAAAAATTAATAAATCCTATTTAGAAACAACTGACCGCACGTCAAATAAATTTCGGAAAGCAGAACGACCAGATAACAACCTAATAACTACTGAAGGTATAGTAGGCAACGAGGGACAAAAAACCATCACCGAGTTTGAAAGCTGGGATGATTGCGAAGACAGAATAGACAAGCTTACCGATGACATGCCAGACAAAGGCTATGACTTTTTATTCGATGATGATGACACAAATTACGAACCATTAAAAAAAGGAGAATGGTTTGAAGTGATTTACACTAAAATATTACCCCTATACAAACGTGCTATTTTAAACTACCCAAAAGATCACTATACCTACTTGCAATTACAATGGACAGGTCAAGGTTTTGCTTTAGGACTTACAAAAAATATTGAAGAAAACTATTGCGAATACATAACGGATGAAACTTTTGACGAAAGCGACTGTTCCTTAAACGACGTTTATCATATTTTAGAGGCTATACATACGAAGATGACGAAGGCTACTTAA
- a CDS encoding alpha/beta hydrolase → MCSLYSFKTITLTEHLYHITTEDNQTIALWKLNSEKRSDKHIFLTHGTFSNRKICDGIAAYLTEKGFTCWIMEWRNHGKSSKTKQKFNFETIAKYDLKSVFNFLFNIIKVKGIDCITHSGGGIVLTIFLINNPDYNSKINSITLFGVQAFGAAERLNSKIKILLSKYAAAILGKVPSKNAGSTEHSEPYYIMKQWFDWNLKQNFIGDNGFDYLKRMDKIKIPILSICAKGDNFIAPKEGCKKFLNAFKNKHNKFIFYSKEAGHLENYTHSRIIKSRNSKQEIWSIVDRWITKGNTIC, encoded by the coding sequence TTGTGCTCTTTATACTCTTTTAAAACTATAACCCTGACAGAACATCTTTATCATATAACAACAGAGGATAATCAAACCATAGCACTTTGGAAACTAAATTCTGAAAAGAGATCAGACAAGCATATATTTTTGACGCATGGTACTTTTTCTAATAGAAAGATATGCGATGGTATTGCAGCCTATTTAACTGAAAAGGGATTTACTTGTTGGATCATGGAATGGAGAAATCATGGAAAAAGCTCCAAAACTAAACAAAAATTTAATTTTGAAACTATTGCAAAGTACGATCTCAAATCTGTATTTAACTTCCTGTTTAACATTATAAAAGTAAAAGGTATAGACTGTATTACTCATAGTGGTGGCGGGATTGTTTTGACCATATTTTTAATAAATAACCCCGATTATAATTCTAAAATTAACAGTATCACTTTATTTGGAGTACAAGCATTTGGAGCTGCAGAAAGATTGAATAGTAAAATAAAAATACTATTAAGTAAATATGCAGCCGCTATTCTAGGTAAAGTTCCTTCTAAAAATGCCGGATCAACCGAACACAGTGAGCCCTATTACATTATGAAACAATGGTTTGATTGGAATTTAAAACAGAATTTTATTGGTGACAATGGTTTTGATTATCTAAAAAGAATGGATAAAATTAAAATACCAATATTATCAATTTGTGCCAAAGGTGATAATTTTATAGCACCAAAAGAAGGTTGTAAAAAATTTCTAAACGCATTTAAAAACAAACACAACAAATTCATTTTCTACTCCAAGGAAGCTGGTCATTTAGAAAATTACACTCATAGTCGGATTATAAAATCAAGAAATTCAAAGCAAGAAATATGGTCCATTGTAGACCGTTGGATTACTAAAGGTAATACTATTTGCTAA
- a CDS encoding STM3941 family protein produces MKEKIEIPLSKNKLILGLGASVLFVVLAIWMFLNANYFQEHPFKLLRTPIVIKSIGVLGVLIFGATGIFGIKKLFDKKVGLTIDSTGITDHSNASSIGLIEWKDISSVITKQVLSTKFLLINVIAPEKYIGKAQNGMKAKLMQSNMKMYGTPLSITSSTLQYDFEDLEKLILTEFDRHKNIENTL; encoded by the coding sequence ATGAAAGAAAAAATTGAAATACCATTAAGCAAAAATAAATTAATTTTAGGACTTGGAGCGTCAGTACTATTTGTTGTTCTGGCTATTTGGATGTTTCTAAATGCTAACTATTTTCAAGAGCATCCATTCAAACTATTAAGAACTCCAATAGTTATAAAAAGTATTGGAGTTTTAGGCGTTTTAATTTTTGGAGCAACTGGTATTTTTGGAATTAAAAAACTGTTTGACAAAAAAGTCGGATTAACCATTGACTCCACCGGAATAACGGACCACTCAAACGCTTCCAGTATTGGACTGATTGAATGGAAGGACATATCTAGTGTAATAACAAAACAAGTACTATCCACAAAATTTTTACTGATTAACGTCATAGCACCCGAAAAATATATCGGAAAAGCACAAAACGGAATGAAAGCAAAATTGATGCAATCAAATATGAAAATGTATGGCACACCGCTTTCGATTACTTCAAGCACCTTACAATATGATTTTGAAGACCTTGAAAAATTAATATTAACTGAATTTGATCGACATAAAAACATTGAGAACACCTTGTAA
- a CDS encoding YARHG domain-containing protein produces MKKLLLLVTLLVYFNSSAQILKDCSKCASITYSDSDIINNKLYEIELLRNEIFARHNYIFKNQRLEAYYSEYDWYKPNYKTPINKINLNAIEQHNIDLFKTHEAKIITNRQLLINELEKFKLALKENDSAFIKSTFNGVIKNTDENFYSDLVNIMDNILNTVVLKNIYWHKGKAQYELLIDDGFSISSKGLYINGNTVTIMHTEPMTHSSLMDNNDAFQYPSAYYSESESTSGAKFEFKNGKLILIQLIFAG; encoded by the coding sequence ATGAAAAAACTATTATTATTAGTTACACTCTTAGTATATTTTAATTCTAGTGCTCAAATATTAAAGGATTGTTCTAAGTGTGCATCTATAACATATTCTGATTCTGATATTATTAATAATAAATTATATGAAATAGAATTATTGAGAAATGAAATTTTTGCTCGTCATAATTATATTTTTAAAAATCAAAGATTAGAAGCATATTATTCAGAATATGATTGGTATAAACCAAATTATAAAACCCCTATAAATAAGATAAACTTAAACGCTATTGAACAACATAACATAGATCTTTTCAAAACACATGAAGCGAAAATAATAACGAACAGACAACTATTGATCAATGAACTAGAAAAATTTAAATTAGCTCTTAAAGAAAATGACAGTGCTTTTATTAAAAGCACTTTTAATGGTGTCATTAAAAATACAGATGAAAATTTTTATTCTGATCTAGTAAATATTATGGATAATATTCTTAACACTGTAGTACTTAAAAATATATACTGGCACAAAGGAAAAGCGCAATATGAATTATTAATTGATGATGGATTTTCTATTTCATCTAAGGGGCTGTATATAAACGGTAATACTGTAACGATCATGCATACAGAACCTATGACACACTCAAGCTTAATGGATAATAACGATGCTTTTCAATATCCAAGTGCATACTATTCAGAATCTGAAAGTACTAGTGGCGCTAAATTTGAATTCAAAAATGGTAAGCTAATTTTAATACAGCTCATTTTTGCGGGCTAA